In Saccharothrix syringae, the following are encoded in one genomic region:
- a CDS encoding Ig-like domain-containing protein, whose translation MRALLVALLVLGSQVVGVAQAVVLTARVNFSDQATTPPSGYARDFGEPYGLRANGQTYGWVALGTTTPLSLVGNGRNRGGTGDVRLATLVHAQLPASSPGVATPGSWELAVPSGSYRVTVAVGDAGTAVDSTHYLNVEDQNAVAAFKPTSAVKHAVATRVVTVTDGRLTLSPRGGTNTKLNYVDVDGLPEGSPSVRAVTPANLATGVAPTSSVVADLRLPAGAVDPATLSSTAVRLTRVSDGAAVPANVITSGGGDVINVSPLAPLAASTQYRFSVTEAVRDVAGNAFQPFSSVFTTGTAGGGGPVAFEQVFGVATGAPFTSVAFGPDGRLYAATFTGHVHRFPVNADGTLGAATVITSVRDHAVAAGLPGAPNRTVIGLAFDPASTPSAPVLWVTDNYGGTSNAPDWSGKIARLSGPDLGTYTEVVTDLPRSVKDHETNSLAFGPDGGLYLTQGSMNAMGAPDTTWGNRPEHLLSAAVLKLHPARLPASLPVNVRTEAGGSYNPYAASAPLTIHATGVRNAYDLHWHRNGHLYVPTNGSAAGGNAPATPSPLPASCASRPDGPYTGPAVPAVTNNPQAETDYVFDVKPGRYYGHPAPVRCEWVLAGGNPTSGTDPFQTDAYPVGTAPDRNLDLAGTYDAGLHASANGVVEYRGTAFGGRLDGRLLVVRYSSGQDIQYFDVGPTGALSNRTTGTPGMTGFNQPLDIAQSPATGHLYVTELGANRITLLRPAPVTAGG comes from the coding sequence ATGCGCGCCCTGCTGGTGGCTCTCTTGGTGCTCGGCTCGCAGGTGGTGGGCGTGGCGCAGGCGGTGGTGCTCACCGCCCGGGTCAACTTCTCCGACCAGGCCACCACGCCGCCGTCGGGGTACGCGCGGGACTTCGGCGAGCCCTACGGGCTCCGCGCCAACGGCCAGACCTACGGCTGGGTGGCGCTGGGCACCACCACGCCGCTGTCGCTGGTCGGCAACGGGCGCAACCGCGGCGGCACCGGCGACGTGCGGCTGGCCACGCTGGTGCACGCCCAGCTGCCGGCCTCGTCGCCCGGGGTGGCGACGCCGGGCAGCTGGGAGCTGGCGGTGCCCAGCGGCTCGTACCGCGTCACGGTGGCGGTCGGCGACGCGGGCACGGCCGTGGACAGCACGCACTACCTGAACGTCGAGGACCAGAACGCGGTCGCGGCGTTCAAGCCCACCTCCGCCGTCAAGCACGCGGTGGCGACGCGGGTGGTGACGGTGACCGACGGGCGCCTGACGCTGTCGCCGCGCGGCGGCACCAACACCAAGCTGAACTACGTCGACGTGGACGGGCTGCCGGAGGGTTCGCCGTCGGTGCGCGCGGTGACGCCGGCGAACCTGGCGACCGGGGTGGCGCCGACCTCCAGCGTGGTGGCCGACCTGCGGCTGCCGGCGGGCGCGGTGGACCCGGCGACGCTGTCGTCGACCGCGGTCCGGCTGACCAGGGTGTCCGACGGCGCCGCGGTGCCCGCCAACGTGATCACCAGCGGCGGGGGCGACGTGATCAACGTGTCGCCGCTGGCGCCGCTGGCCGCCTCCACGCAGTACCGGTTCTCGGTGACCGAGGCGGTGCGGGACGTGGCGGGCAACGCCTTCCAGCCGTTCTCCTCGGTGTTCACCACCGGCACCGCGGGCGGTGGCGGGCCGGTCGCCTTCGAGCAGGTGTTCGGCGTGGCCACCGGCGCGCCGTTCACCAGCGTGGCGTTCGGGCCGGACGGGCGGCTGTACGCGGCCACGTTCACCGGGCACGTCCACCGCTTCCCGGTCAACGCCGACGGCACGCTGGGTGCCGCCACGGTGATCACCTCGGTGCGGGACCACGCGGTCGCCGCCGGGTTGCCCGGCGCGCCGAACCGGACCGTGATCGGCCTGGCGTTCGACCCGGCCTCGACGCCGTCGGCGCCGGTGCTGTGGGTGACCGACAACTACGGCGGCACGTCCAACGCGCCCGACTGGTCGGGCAAGATCGCCCGGCTGAGCGGCCCTGACCTGGGCACCTACACCGAGGTGGTCACCGACCTGCCGCGGTCGGTCAAGGACCACGAGACGAACTCGCTGGCGTTCGGGCCGGACGGCGGGCTGTACCTGACCCAGGGGTCGATGAACGCCATGGGCGCGCCGGACACCACCTGGGGCAACCGGCCGGAGCACCTGCTCAGCGCGGCCGTGCTGAAGCTGCACCCGGCGCGGCTGCCCGCGTCGCTGCCGGTGAACGTGCGCACCGAGGCCGGCGGCTCGTACAACCCGTACGCGGCCTCCGCGCCGCTGACCATCCACGCCACGGGCGTCCGCAACGCCTACGACCTGCACTGGCACCGCAACGGCCACCTGTACGTGCCGACGAACGGGTCGGCCGCGGGCGGCAACGCGCCGGCCACGCCGTCACCGCTGCCCGCGTCCTGCGCCTCCCGGCCCGACGGCCCGTACACCGGGCCGGCGGTGCCCGCGGTGACGAACAACCCGCAGGCCGAGACCGACTACGTGTTCGACGTCAAGCCGGGCCGGTACTACGGGCACCCGGCGCCGGTGCGCTGCGAGTGGGTGCTGGCGGGGGGCAACCCCACGTCGGGCACCGACCCGTTCCAGACCGACGCGTACCCGGTGGGCACCGCGCCGGACCGGAACCTCGACCTCGCCGGGACCTACGACGCGGGGTTGCACGCCTCGGCGAACGGGGTGGTCGAGTACCGGGGCACCGCGTTCGGCGGCCGGCTGGACGGCAGGCTGCTGGTGGTGCGCTACTCGTCCGGGCAGGACATCCAGTACTTCGACGTGGGCCCGACCGGGGCGCTGTCCAACCGGACCACGGGCACCCCCGGGATGACCGGGTTCAACCAGCCGCTGGACATCGCGCAGAGCCCCGCCACGGGCCACCTGTACGTGACGGAGCTGGGCGCGAACCGGATCACGCTGCTGCGCCCGGCCCCGGTCACGGCCGGCGGGTGA
- a CDS encoding efflux RND transporter periplasmic adaptor subunit, giving the protein MSNNAFVRACGLTAVVLTAAACTSTGAEPQDPGLAPRGTVQTTAKPTRQDLSNEVSLTGTVTMNPVFGIASPVAGQIRYLDVQAPTATPTRPTRFATVWQDGKPNNVDVPAGATFGGRLVDDRATVTAGMPIASAKYAGYGIVADIDGEQAYRIADAAQGTVRAQIKNGPGPFPCALLGTIAALPQGTFPAPPPEQPPTDTAAPAPPRQQEDPDRQPSAPTGLRLVCTAPADVKLINGATATLEVVTATAQNALVVPVEAVAGGQGRGKVDVVTPDGGKETRDVELGLTDGKVVEVRSGLTGDETLAVPGPDLPAAPPEAGK; this is encoded by the coding sequence TTGTCGAACAACGCCTTCGTCCGCGCGTGCGGACTCACCGCGGTGGTGCTCACCGCCGCCGCCTGCACCTCGACCGGCGCCGAACCGCAGGACCCGGGCCTGGCGCCGCGCGGCACCGTGCAGACCACGGCCAAGCCGACCAGGCAGGACCTGTCGAACGAGGTCAGCCTGACCGGCACGGTCACCATGAACCCGGTCTTCGGCATCGCCTCGCCGGTCGCGGGCCAGATCCGCTACCTCGACGTCCAGGCGCCCACCGCGACGCCGACCAGGCCGACCCGCTTCGCCACCGTCTGGCAGGACGGCAAGCCCAACAACGTCGACGTCCCCGCCGGCGCGACGTTCGGCGGGCGCCTGGTGGACGACCGCGCCACCGTCACCGCGGGCATGCCGATCGCCTCGGCCAAGTACGCGGGCTACGGCATCGTCGCGGACATCGACGGCGAGCAGGCGTACCGGATCGCCGACGCCGCCCAGGGCACCGTGCGGGCGCAGATCAAGAACGGCCCCGGCCCGTTCCCCTGCGCCCTGCTGGGCACCATCGCCGCCCTGCCCCAGGGCACCTTCCCGGCCCCGCCGCCCGAGCAGCCGCCCACCGACACCGCGGCCCCCGCACCACCACGGCAGCAGGAGGACCCCGACCGGCAACCCTCGGCACCCACCGGCCTGCGCCTGGTCTGCACCGCCCCCGCCGACGTGAAGCTGATCAACGGCGCCACCGCGACCCTGGAGGTGGTCACCGCCACCGCGCAGAACGCACTGGTCGTCCCGGTCGAGGCGGTCGCGGGCGGCCAGGGCAGGGGCAAGGTCGACGTGGTGACCCCGGACGGCGGCAAGGAGACCAGGGACGTCGAACTGGGCCTCACCGACGGCAAGGTGGTGGAGGTCCGATCCGGCCTGACCGGCGACGAGACCCTGGCCGTGCCCGGCCCCGACCTGCCCGCCGCACCACCCGAGGCCGGCAAGTGA
- a CDS encoding GDSL-type esterase/lipase family protein has translation MSRKIWAAAAGAALVAAGVLVTIPLTAGAVDDRQTAVVSLGDSAMSGEGAGSYEPGTEGENGNWCHRSTAAMVHRTQLADRTVNLACSGADSANVSLADTVHYTEGSQARRLIDVARQYRVTAVVVQVGANDDVQFADTMLDCVLAWANPFGPACRAELEQQWPARLAAMAPKVENALRDVRAAMTTAGYRDEQYQLVLTSYASPVTEKMDRLLHGPQGCPLRLTDAQYGRTVAVPQFSEALRGVASRTGVRFLDFSRATENREACSKGESSAGEWQRRLTVDPDALVKGGLDAIGLHLAQQSFHPNADAHAQLGRCITEFVTSGAGSARCLQGADGNLHAVQ, from the coding sequence GTGTCGAGGAAGATCTGGGCTGCCGCGGCGGGCGCCGCACTGGTCGCCGCCGGAGTGCTGGTCACCATCCCCCTCACCGCGGGCGCGGTGGACGACCGGCAGACCGCGGTCGTCTCGCTCGGCGACAGCGCCATGTCCGGCGAGGGCGCCGGCTCCTACGAACCCGGCACCGAGGGCGAGAACGGCAACTGGTGCCACCGCTCGACCGCGGCCATGGTGCACCGCACCCAGCTGGCCGACCGCACGGTCAACCTGGCCTGCTCGGGCGCCGACTCGGCGAACGTCTCGCTGGCCGACACCGTGCACTACACCGAGGGCTCGCAGGCCCGGCGGCTGATCGACGTCGCCCGCCAGTACCGGGTGACCGCGGTCGTGGTCCAGGTCGGCGCCAACGACGACGTCCAGTTCGCCGACACCATGCTCGACTGCGTCCTGGCCTGGGCCAACCCGTTCGGCCCGGCCTGCCGCGCCGAGCTGGAGCAGCAGTGGCCCGCCCGGCTCGCCGCCATGGCGCCGAAGGTGGAGAACGCCCTGCGCGACGTCCGCGCCGCGATGACCACCGCCGGGTACCGCGACGAGCAGTACCAGCTCGTCCTGACCTCGTACGCCTCCCCGGTGACCGAGAAGATGGACCGCCTCCTGCACGGCCCGCAGGGCTGCCCGCTGCGCCTGACCGACGCCCAGTACGGCCGCACCGTCGCCGTGCCGCAGTTCAGCGAGGCGCTGCGCGGCGTGGCGTCCCGCACCGGGGTGAGGTTCCTCGACTTCTCCCGCGCCACGGAGAACCGCGAGGCGTGCAGCAAGGGCGAGAGCAGCGCGGGGGAGTGGCAGCGCCGCCTGACCGTCGACCCGGACGCCCTGGTCAAGGGCGGCCTCGACGCCATCGGCCTGCACCTGGCGCAGCAGTCGTTCCACCCGAACGCCGACGCGCACGCCCAGCTGGGCCGCTGCATCACCGAGTTCGTCACCAGCGGCGCCGGCAGCGCCCGCTGCCTCCAGGGCGCCGACGGCAACCTGCACGCGGTCCAGTAA